Genomic window (Asticcacaulis excentricus CB 48):
ACCACAGCACCATCGGCAGGATAACGTAATAGACAAGCAGTGCCCCCATTACGAACAGCACTGGCGCGGCGATCAGGAACGGCAAAAAGGCCATGCGCTCGCGCTTGTAGAGGCCCGGTGCAACAAAGCGATAGAGGTGCCAGGCGATCACAGGGAAGCTTAGGATAACCGCCCCAAAGCCCGCCATCTTCATCTTGGTGAACAAGAATTCCAGCGGTGCCGTAGTGATCAGCGCCACGCTGTTCTTTGCCTGCGGCACTTCTTTGAGGCCCAAAATGATCTCGATCAGATCGAATGGCCCGGCCCCATGTCCGCCACTGGCGCGCGAGGCCTCAAACATGCGGTTGGCCATCTCATAGGGATGGGTTAGGAAGATGTAGATCGGCTCGGCGAAGCCAAAGCACAGCAGAAATGCCGCCACAAAGGCCACGACCATCCAGATCAGGCGCGAACGCAACTCAATCAGGTGGTCCATCAGTGGCGCGCGCGACGCCTCGATCTCGGCCTCATCAGGGTGGAGGTCGTCTTTGGTCACCAGATCGTTCATGACGGGGAAGTCTCAGTCGTCTTTTTGGCGCGGTTGCGCTTAGGTTTAGACACAACCGTTTCAGCTTCAGCCACAACCGATGCATTTTCAACGGCTTCGGCGGCTTTCTTCGCGCGCGGCTTGCGCGGCTTCTTTTCCGGCTCTGCTATGGCTGGGTCCGCTGCCGGCTTAGGCACTTCGGGTTCGTCGGTCAGAGACGGCTTGCCGAAATCCGCCGGGGTGTGCCCATGATCATAGGCATCGGGCGACGG
Coding sequences:
- the tatC gene encoding twin-arginine translocase subunit TatC is translated as MNDLVTKDDLHPDEAEIEASRAPLMDHLIELRSRLIWMVVAFVAAFLLCFGFAEPIYIFLTHPYEMANRMFEASRASGGHGAGPFDLIEIILGLKEVPQAKNSVALITTAPLEFLFTKMKMAGFGAVILSFPVIAWHLYRFVAPGLYKRERMAFLPFLIAAPVLFVMGALLVYYVILPMVLWFSLSQQILGAGAVTVQLMPKVSEYLSLVTTLMLAFGACFQLPIVLTLLGLTGMVSSKMLSSGRRYAILGIVVVAAVVTPPDPISQLMLAIPIVLLYEISILCVRVIEWRRKEPSIVS